Proteins from a genomic interval of Candidatus Binataceae bacterium:
- a CDS encoding aldo/keto reductase has protein sequence MQKRKLGKSNLEVSAIGLGCMGMSGNYGPPANRQEMVALIRAAVDRGVTFFDTAETYGPFANEESRR, from the coding sequence GTGCAGAAGCGTAAACTCGGCAAGAGCAATCTGGAAGTCTCAGCTATCGGCCTAGGCTGCATGGGCATGAGCGGCAACTATGGTCCACCCGCCAACCGGCAGGAAATGGTCGCCCTTATTCGGGCTGCTGTCGACCGCGGCGTCACGTTTTTCGATACGGCCGAGACCTACGGTCCCTTCGCCAACGAAGAGTCTCGTCGGTGA